TGTGCAATGCCAAACAAATGCTTAAATGTAATATggactaatggattatgcaacTATGGATAAaatgatgctttttagcaacatggaaagaagggggctagagcatggGTCTTTTTATGCTCTAGTTGCTCATCATAAGGACCGAGAACTTAATGCAGCCACCTAGGACGTTCCATACAGCCTTGAGAatcacatggctctggtcttaagTATCTAGTTTCTCTAGCTTGTTAGCGGTCACCGAGAGGCACAAGAGGGGGTGCCATGTTGAATATGGCTCTCGTCCTGCCCAAGTGAGCATATATAGGGCTCAAGTCATGTGTACCACCTGGGAGGACAGCATCCATACACACTTGCCATTGAAACCTCGTGGCTACTAACTTGTTAGGGTAATTAGTGAAAGGTTACGTAGTGAGAGACTACCGCACATACTTAGAAGATGTGTATGGGACTAGCTACTGTGTCTTATGGGAATCATGAGTCATGGGTCAAGTTGTACAAATTATGCAaagttgatttaatttgaaacatgagcGGCCTGGATCCTTTTTGTTTAGCCGACTACCTGGATGGTTGGGAGATAACTTTAACGATGATTGTATAATTACTTCTCACATGGTGATGAGCCTTTTCACTAGATTAGTAACTTAGGTGAGTAAAAATTTGACCAACCAAATTGCTAACTACAGTAACCAGTGTCAGACGACCATTGAGTTATGCAACCCCAAGGTTATACTTGCTGAGTATGGTGAGCTCGCTTGTTATATATTCAATAAAATCCCAGTTGGGTACCAGATGGAGAAGCTTTCCATGGAGATCACGGAGGAGTTTCAGGACTTCTAAGTTGTGTGTACCACCGGTCAGGGTCCCCTTGGAGTGAAGCCCAGCTGCATAGATATTTCCGCAATGTTAAGCTTTGGAGCTACAATAATGTAATGTAATGTAACAAAGTTGTAAAAGTTGCACTTGTGCTGATATTAATACAATTTGTGagtatatgtgtgtgatggagttGCTGGGCGCATATATATTCCTGTTTGGTTcctaaaaccgggtgttacacgtGGGCCTGTCCCAATGGCTAGTTCAGGAATCCAATCATGAGGAGGCCGCACCCGTTGATCCTGGTTTGCCTAGATCCTGGCAAACAATTCATCAGCCTCTAAAAGGGAACATGGCCTCACATATAAACAAGTACACTCATATTTACGAGTGCATGCATGCACACCCTACTGTTATAAGGACCTCCAAAGGATGAATTGGACTAGCACAAAACCTCGAAATTGATGAAACAGGGCGTCTAGTGCTAGGATGTTTGGACCCGGCAGCTGCTCTGTTTCTGCACATAGGGAGCAGAGGGGCACAGTCCTCGGCTTGCTATGGGGCCACCACGTGGGCATTGCAATGCCATCGGCCTAGCAGGGACCACCACCTCCATGGGCTGCGCTCGTTGGGTAGGGTTTCCCCGCTGAGCTCGAACTGCCGCAATGAGATGGAGGAAggaaagggaagggaggggagaggAGAGAGTGAGGCGCGCCGCGTGAGAAATGTGCAATGTTGGAGGAGAAGCCCTGCGGGAGGCCGTTGTCAACCAGCCACCGGTGCTATTGCTACATGTGCAACAcctaatctacttttgaaacttCCTGATGAAACATTTGCGACATACGTctaaacacagatgaaacacttaaaacatgggtaaaaaacacttgcaaaacacaactgaaaaacacttgaatagccattgcaaaacacatccaacatctagataaaacacctgCAATACATGtgggaaacatatgcaacatccaaacaaacacacttacaacatatgtctgaaaagaaacatttggaatagacgcttgcaacatatgtgtatagccattgcaacataagcaatatcccgatctacttttgcaacatccatataaaatacTTGCCacatacctttgaaacatctgaaacatatgCTTGGAACATGCACTGGATAGGGGGACATCAACGGCCCAGCAAACGCCTAGACGCAGGCCTCCCCTTCCTGCCGACGTGCGAGATGGATCGATGGGGGTGTAGGCGCAGGCCTCCCTGCCTCACCTTCCGCGATGGGCGAGGTAGATGGGGGTGCGGTGCAGAATGGTGGCATGGAGTGGGGCATAGAGCAGCACGGGATTGGCATGCGAATGCGGCGCCGCCGCACTGGAGAACGCCGCAGCGGGCGACGCTACCTTTTTTGTGTGGAGAAATGGACTGAAGCAGCGACGCGGAGTGCGGGCGTGCGGCGTCCGGAGAGACGGACACCCATGTCCTATCATTACCGTTGATGAAACCATCAAGAAGGTGCCTCACTATGGGACCGACACAAATACTAAAAACTAGAGTACACTCACAGGGATGACCTCAAAATAATATGTTCACAGCCTGTGAATATTTTAGCAAATCGGGCAGTCATTGCAACGGCTCATGTTGTACCTACAGTAGCTTGGAAGTGGCGCCCGTCTCAGATCTTCCTTCACTAAATAAAGAGTGACAGAACAAGATATTAGTAGAAGCTTGTTTTCCCGACAACATACCAATGTATGTTGATGGTAAAAGGAAATATGTACAAGCTAATTGACATAGACCAACAGTGTGTTGTAAATAAGGGCGCTGCATTAGATTACAAAATGGCATCATATTTGACCATCGACTTTACACAAATAAAAAATTTATATTTAAAGGTTAAATTTTTTTAAAGGTTCAATAGTTTAGTATAACTTGAAAGCAATTTTGTCTATGATGAACATGTATGTACTAATATTATTCCTAGTCTAAATTAATATTCTCTCCGTTTTAAATGAAACTATGTGTtgttatatatatagtttttgttatacacttagatatacaaCGTGACTTGATATATCATAAAAATAATGTATCTTGAAaattcaaaacatcttataaatttagaacggatggactAATTACCAGCAGGTTTGTAGCTGCAGCTAACGACGACTACGCGTTCGCCAGCGCAGACCGCGTGGGCGCAGCCGATCCTGTTGGAGCCCGGCCACACGACCTGCTCGTACTTCTCCCTCGCCGCCGGCCCCGTCCACGCGCGCATGGCGTCAGCAGTGGTTTTCTgggccttcttccccggcgcgccACGGAGGACGTTCTCCCCGTAACCGCCACCAACAGCAGGCGACGACCTGCTCATCCAGAGGCCAGCACAGCCCATAGTGGCCCTCTTGGCTGCGTGCCGCGCCGCCTCGCCGTCCCACGATACCGGGCCAGCCAACCGGCCACAGCGCGCGCCTCGTTGTGGAGCTGGACATAGTCCCCTGGGGAGTtcttggccatggtggcggcaGAGGCGAGGGACCCATGGGTAGTAGCTTCATCTGGCTGCCGGGCGCCATGACACGAGCTTAGCTGATGTCAACTGTGCCAGCCTGTGCTGCGAAGTTTGCGAACGACCTCGCTGATTGTGGTCACCTAGGCAAGGCAAGTGTTGCCATGTTTAATGCGCGCGGTGCCGTCCTGGGGCTTGGAATTGAAAACCTCCCACTGCTCTGCTCGACGTGTGCTTTCGCCGACAGAAGACTTCAGTCGAGCAAACCACCATATGAGTGCCTGATTTTCTTTAACGTGCCACTACACGTCGACTCACTTGCTCACTTGCTCGGCGCGCGCGTGCTCGTAGAGATACCGGCGCGCGCGCATAGCGACGCGCGTGCACATGGAACCTAAGGAGCGCGCGTTTTCCGGACGTGTGGGAAGTGGGTTGGCAGGGTGTGATGGGCTGGAAAGTAGatttctttctccttctcatgtcTTGCTTCAGCCCATGCAGACTCAATCGGCCCATTTGCCATTTCTTATTTCTCCTGTCAAGATTGGCGGCCCAGTATTTGGATTCTCTTTCAGGATTGCGGGTACGTCGGATATGAAACGGGCGAGGGATGGTATCACATCTATACAGATGTAGAACCATTGTATACAAAGTTGATATTGTCTTATGCTCAATAAAATTTTCTATGGGATTACTTGATTGACCCGATAAAAAGAAAATATAAAGACCCATAAAACAAATCATTGCACAAATAGCTATTGCACATGGAATTGAGAGCTTACTACATTTATAGTATAGTTTGATCAAGGAAAGATATAACAGTGCACATCAAGAATGCAGATTTCAAAAGACTAACATCTATTTACACACCATATTAGGCTGAAACTAAAAAGCAACTCATCAACCTGAAGATAATCATTTTAAATTTGAGGAAAAGCACCAATTGCGAACAGGCTCTTCACACAAGCATACGCAAATCTTATTTGCAAGTTCAGTATCATAAGTTTGCTGCAGTTTTTTTATCACTTTTCTTCCGGATCAACAAGTGTATCATCTTTGTAATTCAAATTTACTTGCAACCTGTAAAAGGTAGCTGCATTGATAATTGAAGTATTAAAGAAATGACACTAGACAAGAATTAGAGACCCACATATTAATGATAGAAAGAATCTTCAGTTTTCATGAGAGAATTTAAAGTGATTTGTAAATTGTTTTATTTGCTACCCATATTTCTGCCAAAACTATTCCTTTGAACCAGACATGTTTTGACGACATCTTTGTTACGTCAGCTTTAAGTGGTTCAACACCAGCATtcagaggaggtggtggaggcaaGTCATCTGCCTCACCATTACGAGACTCCATCTAAAGCCTTGCTGTATGAGTACATTCAAAGCAACCATAATCATACATGTAGGCACTAGTTTTATGATTCAATCAAGCAACAACGCAACTGAAGTGACAGAAGCACAAGTAGATGGGTAGATCAGCCATTGAACATAGATAAAACATCTGATTTCAACAATAGTACAACTACACGCAATCATCAAACTGAAACAAGAATAACCTGCAGGACATTATCTAATGGTCagcaaaaaatataaaaaaaatatctaACAAGCTCATCCAAAATCCAAAAACAAATAAGAGGCCAGCAGAGGCATACTCAACTCTAAACATCACAAATACAAAAATCCCCAAAATCTATAACACACCAGTCTACAAAATCAAATACACACTCTAAACAAgaactgggctaaaaaaacctAAGACAAGTACACACAATCATCAACTCAATAACTAAGAAAACAGACCATATGGTCATGCCAACATCCAATCTAAAAAATGCTAAATTCAGAGAAAACTACTCCCACGCATAGAAGACATGATTGTTCAAACATCACAAACAAAATGATAATAGACAAGGAACAGCCAATCTGAACTGTCATATGCCAATATAGACATGACGGGCTACAGAGGTATGGGGCCAAGTCGGGCTAATCAGGCCGAGCGTGAACAGTGCCCCACGGATACTGTAGCTCGTATTTAGCAGGTTGCAAAACTCATCTAGATTTAGATTTAGTAAGAGTGCAAAAGCGAGGTTTGCTGGTGAGTCAAGTCAAGTCGATTCCTCCCTATAAATATAGAGAGAGATGTATATCCTTTCAATTAAGCAAGAATAGTTTAGGGTAAAAACCTCTATCTCTCTCCTTTACAGCTCGCCGCCGTCTCTCCTCTCCCTGCGCCTCATGCCGCCGCCACCCATGCCGTCTGCCCCTGCCACCGTGGccgcgctggccaccttctgCCAGGATGGCTGCAGCTTGCTGCTGCCGCCGTTCCCTCGCTCTCCCTAGGCACGGGCAGCCCTAGGGCTGCTGTCCCCCCCGTCTAATCCCAATCTATTTCCGGAACTCTACACTCTAATTTTGGTGAAGTCACACCCCAGATTGGACGTGTTACATGAACACTAGAAAACTAGTACTAGTACCAGAAAAAAATAATTTTCTACTAGCACGCCATGAACTTTGCATTTCAAGATTTAAAACTTGTAATTTCAAAATTTACATTTTAAATCCAGGAACTTTATACTAGCTCATTTAAAACTTTGTACTTTACAATTTAGAAATTTGTAATTTCAAgctttatttttaaattttaggaACTTTATATTGGCACACTTAAAACTTTGTATTTGAAGCATTAAAACTTTGTAATTTTAAACTTTACATTTTAACTTCAGGAACTTTATACTAGCACAATTAAAACTTTGTACTTTAAGATTTAaaactttatttttaaaattcagGAACTGAATACTGGCACATTTTAAACTTTGTACTTTACAATTTAGAAATTTGTAATTTCAAgctttatttttaaattttaggaACTTTATCGTGGCACACTTAAAACTTCATATTTCAAGCATTAAAACTTTGTAATTTCAAACTTTACATTTAAAATTCAGGAACTTTGTACTACCTATTTTAAAATTGTGTACTTTaggatttaaaactttgtaatttcaaactttatttttaaaatttaGGGCTTTATACTAGCACATTTAAAATGTTGCATTTTAAGATTTAAAAcattgttgtttcaaactttaCATTTTAAATTGAGAAATTTTATACTAACACACTTAAAATTTTGTACTTTAAAATTTAGAACTTTGTAATTTCATTCTTTATTTTTAAGATTCAGAAACTTTATACTAGCATAGTTAAAACTTTGTATTTCATGCTTTAAAACTTCTTAActtcaaactttatattttaaatttaacGTACATGTTGAATTTAAAATGCAAAAATGAAAAACTTCTAAATTATGTATCGAAACTTTCTACATTTGTATCTTTCAACAAACATGTTGAAAACTTTATGTCCTGACTTCCTCAATCGGAAAGTTATATATTCGACAACATTTGTACACGAGATACAAAAACTTTTTACTACCACCACATAAAACTTCATACTCTCAAATTTATGACTTTATATATTAAAAACTTCACACGCCCATTTAGGAAGTTTATACTAGCTCATTTAAAACACTATACTCCAGGATATAAAACTTACATGTTGAGGTTGTACGTGGCAAGCATTGCACTATAAATTCAAGAACTTTGGAATAGATGGTTTGCTACATTGTACTTCAAGACCAAAAACGTTCTATTTCACTAAAAAAATTTCGACTGTAATCGTTCAGAAACATTGGGCTGTGAATTTAAGAACTAACAAGTACTGTATTGAGGAAAAGGAATAGTGAGCTAATAGAAAACATGCACCTCAAAACTTTGTACATCTTAACTCAGATTCAGGACTTTTCGAGACAGACCACACCAAGTTACTAGTTCGCCATTCAAAACTTTGCAGATCAAAATTTATAAACCTTTCTGTGCATACACATATTGTATTCACAAACAAAAATATATTGTAACTCATAATCTTTTTACTCCAAAGGTTCAAAACTTGTAATTCAGAAACTTTGCATTAGTTCTTTGAAATAAAACATGTTTTAACTCTGTCTGGAAAAGAACAAGTATAAATTACACTTCTTGTTTAAATCATGTATTCTTCTGCATTACTATTAATACCCATTGTGTGTAACTTATTGTACCACTGTTTATTTCATTGCAGAAACCACTGACATtcaagaaaaaggaaaaatatcTTAGCAAGATAAAACCTAGTCAATTGTTTAAAGTAGAGCTACAAGCAATCTTAGAAGCTGAAAAAATGTGTTCCCAAAAGTTAGCAATGCCAGAAGCCCAGAACTAAAGATAACTATTTCTCAAATACTAGGAAGACTACTAGAGGATCCATAATAGTAAAAGCGCACATAAATATATTAGGACCAGACCATACCTCAGTAAAGGGGAAGAAAATAGCCAATTCAATCTTATCTGCAAGCCGACTTTTGTTCACGTGCTCTTGCAGATCTTCGACCTACAAACTGCAGGTAAGTCAAGAATTCATGAATCTTGAAAATGTCATATGGAAACACGCACCGTACAAAATTATAAGTAGAAGCAAGGTATTTGATCAAATATAATTTATGTGGCAAAGAATTGTTTGTGTGGAAGCTCTTATCTAGGAACTTCATCCATACTCGTTAAAAGTAGAAGCATGCAACACTAGGCAAACAATTGAGCAACATGCAGCACACCACGACACGGCAGTTAGTGGTAGAAATGGTGGCTTCACATCAATAGCAAGGGACGAATTGCCAGAGCGACTTGCACTTGCATCTTGAAAAGTCGCAGCACGCAACTTGCCCACCAGGCGATATGGTGTTCCGGCGAAACAGAACaggtgaaacaaaaaaaaattgtttggtTCGCACATGCTACTTTAACTGAAGGTAAAAAATTACAGTTTCTCTTAAAAACTAAAAGCTGACAAGGTAGATCAGCTCCTCTTCTCTCCTACAAAGCTACCCCATAAACAAACATCCTAATTATAAGACACTAAAAAGCCCCATTGTATATAGCATTCAACTCTATATCCTCAATTTTTTTATTCTTCCGCACTTTATCTAACATACTACCTAGTTAAGGCACAGAGAAAATGGAGACACTAACTAATAAACATGTAAAGTACGGCTGTTGCCATCCTAATCCGTGATGTCCTACTGCTGCAATCTAGCTAATCTGATAGCAGCAAGAAAATGCTGCCTCATATAATATAGTAATATCTGCTCTCCAGGGTTCGGTGGTTTTTGTTAGCTAAACTAGAGCACGCATATGTAATCTTTTGTTCAATTGAGTCATAGTTCAGCTAGATAGGGGATGGACACGATCGGTGGTGTGCTAGATCGTGATCCAGCCCGAGTCGGTCGGTTAGTTGGCGCCACGGCGAGTATTGCGCACGCGGTGCGTGTCGCGGCGAAACGGCGCGCACACAATGCGCGGCGTGGCGCGGGGATCGCGGGCGCCTGTGCCCAAGATCAGGTCATGCATCATATGTATAAAAGACATGAATAAAGGACCGAAAGCGCTGCGATATCGGGCGGCACAAATCTATTCTTCTCGTGTTTGTGTTTGCAACTACTCAGCTCTCGTTCCCGGTGACTGCGCACCGGCGGCTGGTGATCGCGCTCCAGCGGTACTCCGGCGACGTCATGTTCGTGATCTTGGGCAACGTTCTgtcccttcaagtggtatcagagccgaggttgGTCGGAGGCAGAGGTGTACGCCGGTGGAGAGGAGTAGTAGAGCATGTCAGGTGACCTAGATCACCAATTCGGAGGAGGAGGTGCTCTGAACCCCAATATCATCGAGATGGGCACTTCTGGGGAGAAAGAGTCCATGGATCGGGCATTCAATCAGGCCGCTGGCAATTTGGTGTGGCCGATGCTCTCCCGAACAAATTATCAAGAGTGGTCGTCGCACATTCAGTGCAATCTGGAGGGTATGTTCCTCTGGGATGCGGTCACATCTGACCCTGACAAGGTGGAGCGGCAGAGGGATGATTTGGCCCTAGGGGCCATCCTGCGTGGCATTCCGCAGGAGATGCACTCGATGCTCTTGAACAAGAAGACTgtgaaggaggcatgggaggcaaTCAAGACGATGAGGCTCGGGGCAGATCGTGTCAAGGAGGTGAATGCCCAGAAGTTGCTGGCTGAATTCAAGTCCATCGCGTTCAAGCCGGGCGAGGCCATTGATGAATTTGCAATGCGCATCACGAAGTTCGTTACAGATCTACGAGGGCTTGGGGAGGAGAGTGTCACTGATTCACGGATGGTGAAGAAGTTCCTCCACGTGGTACCACCACATTATAGCCAGGTAGCAGTAGCGATCGAGATGTTCAAGGACATGAAGAGCTTGACCATTGAGGAGCTCGTCGGTCACCTTTGGGCGGCGGAGGATAGGTTCGAACCCTCGGTGGAACAAGTCGTGGAGAAAACTGGCAAGCTCCTGTTAATAGAGGAGGAGTGGATGACCAGGAATAAGAGCCGCATGCAGTCGGAGTCATCCTCGACATCCGGCGGAAAGAGTGGCGGGCACTATGTTAAGAAGGAGAAGTCTGGGGCACGTGGTGGCGGCAGTGCGCGTGACTCCGGAGGAAGACAACTCAAGTCGATGGGCACAACATGGCGGAAAGGCAAGTGCAACAAATGTGGCATCTACGGGCACTTTGTAAAAGAGTGCAAGACGAAAGAAAAGAATGAACGACAGGATGCAGCCCATCACGCCAATGGCGATGTTGAAGTTGGGGCGCTCCTGGTGGCTCAAGTTTGCACGGTGGCAAGGACACCGATAGCAGAAGATCAGCGCGTGTTCTTGAATCAAGAACGTGTGTTTCCGGCAGAATATAGGGACAGGGCGTGGATACTAGACACCGGTGCCACAAACCATATGACCGGCTGCTGGAAGGCACTGACCAGCCTAGATGAGTCGGTGCGAGGAGCTGTTCGCTTTGGTGATGGATCCATGGTGGAGATACAAGGCATAGGAGCCGTGACCATCGCCGGGAAGAATGAGGATCATCGGGTTCTCACTGAGGTATATTACATTCGATCTCTTAAGTGCAATATTGTAAGCCTCGGTCAGTTAGAAGAAGCTAGATGCCGGGTCGAGATAGATCATGGCGTCATGGAGGTGTTTGAGCATAGCTAGCCTGCATACAGGCAGCGTGGTGTTCTGATACGGGCAGAGAAGAGAAACCGATTGTATGTGTTGAAGTTGAACCTCACTGCTCCAGTGTGCCTGCTGACCAAGTTGGAGGAGGCTACATGGCTGTGGCATGCTAGATATGGGCATCTGAACTTTAGGGCGCTGCATGATCTTGGCGCCAAGATGATGGTGGAAGGGATACCTCTGATCAAGCGGGCAGAACAGGTATGTGATGGGTGTGCTCTGGGGAAGCAACACCGGGCACCGTTTCCATAGGCGTCGACATATAGAGCATCAACTGGGCTTGAAATGGTGCATAGTGACCTTTGCGGTCAGATCACGCCGCCCACGCCAGGTGGCTAAGCATACTTCCTGCTTGTTGTTGATGATTTTAGTCGTTACATGTGGCTAGAGCTGTTGACATCCAAAGATGAGGCACTTGGGTGTCTAAAAAAGATTGTGGTGGCGGTTGAGGTGGAGTCTGGCCGTCACCTGAAAGCATTCAGATCAGATCAAGGTGGCGAATTCAATTCAGCTGCGGTGATTGCTTTTTGCAGTGAGAAGGGCATAAAGCATTATACAACCATGCCGTACTCGCCTCAACAGAATGGCGTTGTTGAGCGATGAAACCAGACAGTTGTAGAGATGGATCGTTGTCTGCTCAAGTCAATGCAGGTACCGAGCAAGTTCTGGGGGGAGGCAGTAAAGACGGTGGtgtatatcttgaatagatcACCAACTAAAAGTCTGAATCAGAAGACTCCGTTTGAAGCTTGGTTTGGGCGAAAACCGAGTGTCCGGCATTTGCGTACTTTTGGCTGTGTTGCTTATGCCAAGCGCAATGGACCGGGGGTAACTAAGTTGGCTGACAGATCCATCCCAGGAGTGTTTCTTGGGTATGAACCAGGAACAAAAGGGTATAGGGTGTTTGATCCTAttaatgagaagctcatgttgTCGAGGGACGTGGTCTTTGATGAAAAGATGCCATGGAATTGGGGGGAGAAAGCCAGCAGCTCTAGTGGTGGAGCGGCAACACCCAGCACATTCAGCATTCAGTACCCCGATACTGACACTGTTCATTGTCCGACAACGGGCAGTGATTCAGCTCCAGGCACTGATTCATTCGTTGATGGTGCACTGACCCCGCCTGCTGCAACAATTCCAACAATTCCTCTCGAAGATGGTGAGGGGAGTCCACATACACCACCTCACACTCCCATCGCAGGCAATCAAGAATCAACACCACCGGCAGCACAAATTCAGTGGGCATCGCCACCATCAGACGCCTCTGCAGATTCAGATGGAGGGCCTAGGCGATATAGGACCATTCCAAATTTTCTTGACACCATAGAAGAAATTCATGATATGGAGTACAGTGGGTTATGCTTGGTTGCTGCAGAAGAGCCTAGATCGGTGGAAGAGGCTATGAAGGAACAGTGCTGGAGGCAAGCCATGCAGGTTGAAATGCAGGCAATAGAGGAGAACAGAACCTGGGAGGTGTCTGATCTGCCAGCAAAACAGAGGGCAATTGGCCTTATGTGGGTTTTCAACGTGAAAAAAAACCCAGAAGGAAAAGTTGTAAAACACAAAGCAAGGTTAGTGGCTAAGGGTTATGCTCAGCAGCAAGGTGTCGATTTCGATGAGGTTTTTGCTCCTGTGTCCAGAATTGAAACAGTGAGGGTTTTGCTAGCGCTAGCAGCACAAGGAGGTTGGCAGGTACACCATATGGATGTGAAATCTGCTTTTCTGAATGGAGACCTGGTTGAGACAGTGTTTGTgcagcaacctcctggttttatgATTGGCAAAGGTGACTAAGTGTTGAAATTGAGAAAAGCACTTTATGGGCTGAGGCAAGCACCAAGGGCCTGGAATTTTAAACTTGATAAGGAGTTGTTGAACCTTGGCTTTGTGAGAAGTAAAATTGAGCATGCTGTATATAGGAGAACCGGCAAAAGATCATTCTTAATTGTGGGTGTTTATGTTGATGATCTAGTAATCTCAGGGCCACATGTTAGTGACATAGTGCAATTCAAGTAGGAGATGCAGAAAAAATTCAGCATGAGTGACCTGGGACTTCTGAGCTATTACTTGGGAATTGAAGTGAAGCAAGGAAGTGATGGGATCACATTGAGTCAGAGTGCTTATGCACTGAAAATCTTGGAAAATGCAGGAATGATGAACTGCAATCCATGTGCTACTCCAATGGAGGCCAGACTCAAACTCACAAGAGCAGTAGAAGATGAGGTGGTGAATCCTACAGCATATAGAAGTATTATTGGGAGCTTGAGGTATATAGTAAACACCAGACCAGATCTTGCATATTCGGTTGGTGTAGCTAGCAGATATATGGAAGCTCCAACTAAGCAACACTGGGCTGCTGTGAAACACATTCTCAGGTACTTGAAGGGTACAGTCGAGTTTGGCTGCTGGTATGATCGTGGGACTGCACTAAAACCCCTCTTGCTAGGGTATAGTGACAGTGACTATGCAGGTGACACCGAGGACAGGAAAAGTACCACTGGAGTTGTCTAAAACGTTTTGGGCCATAGAGTAGGGAGAAAAGGGAGAAAAGGCAAACGTTTCTGTATAGAAGCCAGCGCAACAAAATCGTGATGGAAACAGATGGTACCGGAAAACGTATCTACTGTAAAAGGAAAACGCGCGTTGCTAGGAAGCGTGGCGCCCCTGAATAAGTTTTGGGCCATCGCTTGggatgtttgatttgaagctcaaGTAGCCAAAGCAAAGGTAAATCCTGCAATATTTTCATGTATGTTATGCAAGACCAATGTTGCCGCATTGGATGGATAAGTTTTATATGAAATGAAACCAGTAAATTACAGTTATAGTATTTAATTCAATACTACAGAAAAACTTAACCAAGGCGTTTAGTTTTGGGGCTTGGAGGCAGACGGGCTAG
This sequence is a window from Miscanthus floridulus cultivar M001 chromosome 10, ASM1932011v1, whole genome shotgun sequence. Protein-coding genes within it:
- the LOC136489120 gene encoding uncharacterized protein is translated as MGTSGEKESMDRAFNQAAGNLVWPMLSRTNYQEWSSHIQCNLEGMFLWDAVTSDPDKVERQRDDLALGAILRGIPQEMHSMLLNKKTVKEAWEAIKTMRLGADRVKEVNAQKLLAEFKSIAFKPGEAIDEFAMRITKFVTDLRGLGEESVTDSRMVKKFLHVVPPHYSQVAVAIEMFKDMKSLTIEELVGHLWAAEDRFEPSVEQVVEKTGKLLLIEEEWMTRNKSRMQSESSSTSGGKSGGHYVKKEKSGARGGGSARDSGGRQLKSMGTTWRKGKCNKCGIYGHFVKECKTKEKNERQDAAHHANGDVEVGALLVAQVCTVARTPIAEDQRVFLNQERVFPAEYRDRAWILDTGATNHMTGCWKALTSLDESVRGAVRFGDGSMVEIQGIGAVTIAGKNEDHRVLTEVYYIRSLKCNIVSLVCLLTKLEEATWLWHARYGHLNFRALHDLGAKMMVEGIPLIKRAEQVPSKFWGEAVKTVVYILNRSPTKSLNQKTPFEAWFGRKPSVRHLRTFGCVAYAKRNGPGVTKLADRSIPGVFLGYEPGTKGYRVFDPINEKLMLSRDVVFDEKMPWNWGEKASSSSGGAATPSTFSIQYPDTDTVHCPTTGSDSAPGTDSFVDGALTPPAATIPTIPLEDGEGSPHTPPHTPIAGNQESTPPAAQIQWASPPSDASADSDGGPRRYRTIPNFLDTIEEIHDMEYSGLCLVAAEEPRSVEEAMKEQCWRQAMQVEMQAIEENRTWEVSDLPAKQRAIGLMWVFNVKKNPEGKVVKHKARLVAKGYAQQQGVDFDEVFAPVSRIETVRVLLALAAQGGWQVHHMDVKSAFLNGDLVETVFVQQPPGFMIGKGD